A part of Ammospiza nelsoni isolate bAmmNel1 chromosome 9, bAmmNel1.pri, whole genome shotgun sequence genomic DNA contains:
- the QSOX1 gene encoding sulfhydryl oxidase 1 isoform X2, which translates to MKFFRAFSKKPEDGIRITNPSATVEDLRHAIITNLEQSQDAWPPACPPLEPASAEEVRTFFQRNKDQYLALIFEKSNSFVGREVALDMLQYENIAVRRVLSSEEELVQKFGVTSFPSGYLLLRNGSFSRLPVHIEARSFYTYYLRTLTGITRGSYKLNATASSLNDSDRVSHPLRADRSKLYMADLESALHYSLRVEAARPSSLSGAQLAAFKCYVATLVKYFPGRPCVQTYLQTLDAWLRNWTEPELPRTVLKEAMKNNRDASHPSVLPTNVTWVGCQGSERHFRGYPCGLWTIFHLLTVQAAQNGPDKELPLEVLSTMRCYVRHFFGCQECAEHFEAMAAQSMDRVASREEAILWLWSHHNEVNARLAGGDTEDPKFPKLQWPPPDLCPQCHKEERGVHAWEEPAVVTFLKAHFSPTNIYMDYAEPDPIPAAREGTGARLGTEGSREERGRGEEEEKEAEGEPRVPGHPGSPEPRRPSIVRLNPKLRDGSEDIVDLDSFSEQHFKSQALRAAAGRRRRISKRDTMALPAGRERRRAPGVLLRDHEEEEEAAKGLRRSPWLRVLGLGFSRLDISLCVALYFLSSMCLLGMYTFFRLRTRTRKGRPGFPMA; encoded by the exons ATGAAG ttCTTCAGAGCTTTTAGCAAGAAGCCAGAGGATGGGATAAGGATTACTA ATCCCAGTGCCACTGTCGAGGACCTGCGCCATGCCATCATCACCAACCttgagcagagccaggatgcCTGGCCACCCGCCTGTCCTCCGCTGGAGCCAGCAAG CGCCGAGGAGGTTCGCACCTTCTTCCAGAGGAACAAGGACCAGTACCTGGCACTCATCTTTGAGAAGAGCAACTCCTTTGTGGGCAGAGAG GTGGCCCTGGACATGCTGCAGTACGAGAACATTGCAGTGAGGAGGGTGCTAAGCAGCGAGGAGGAGCTCGTGCAGAAGTTTGGTGtcacctccttcccctctggATACCTGCTCCTGCGCAATGGCTCCTTCTCCCGCCTGCCTGT GCACATCGAAGCGCGCTCCTTCTACACCTACTACCTGCGCACGCTCACGGGCATCACCCGCGGCTCCTACAAGCTGAACGCCACGGCCAGCAGCCTCAACGACAGCGACCGTGTGTCACATCCCCTGCGAGCCGACCG ctccaaGCTGTACATGGCCGACCTGGAGTCGGCGCTGCACTACTCGCTGCGGGTGGAGGCCGCCCGGCCCTCCTCGCTGTCgggagcacagctggctgccTTCAAGTGCTACGTGGCCACGCTGGTGAAG TACTTCCCAGGGCGCCCCTGCGTGCAGACCTACCTGCAGACTCTGGATGCCTGGCTGAGGAACTGGACAGAGCCCGAGCTGCCCCGCACAGTTCTGAAGGAGGCCATGAAGAATAACAGAGAT GCCTCCCACCCCTCGGTGCTCCCCACCAACGTGACCTGGgtgggctgccagggcagtgagCGCCACTTCCGTGGCTACCCCTGTGGGCTCTGGACCATCTTCCACCTGCTGACtgtgcaggctgcccagaaCGGCCCTGACAAAG agTTACCCCTGGAGGTGCTGAGCACCATGCGCTGCTACGTCCGGCACTTCTTCGGCTGCCAGGAGTGCGCCGAGCActttgaggccatggcagcCCAGTCCATGGACAGGGtggccagcagggaggaggcCATCCTCTGGCTCTGGTCACACCACAACGAGGTCAACGCTCGCCTGGCAG GAGGTGACACGGAGGACCCCAAGTTCCCCAAGCTGCAGTGGCCTCCGCCGGacctgtgtccccagtgccacaagGAGGAGCGGGGGGTCCATGCCTGGGAGGAGCCGGCCGTGGTCACCTTCCTCAAGGCACACTTCTCCCCGACCAACATCTACATGGACTACGCCGAGCCCGACCCCATCCCCGCGGCCAGGGAGGGGACCGGCGCCAGGCTGGGCACGGAGGGCTCGCGggaggagaggggcagaggagaggaggaggagaaggaggccGAGGGAGAGCCGAGAGTGCCGGGGCACCCGGGCTCCCCCGAGCCGCGGCGCCCCAGCATCGTGCGGCTGAACCCCAAGCTGCGCGACGGGAGCGAGGACATCGTGGACCTGGATTCCTTCAGCGAGCAGCACTTCAAGAGCCAGGCGCTGCGAGCGGCCGCGGGCCGGCGCCGCCGCATCAGCAAGCGGGACACCATGGCCCTGCCCGCGGGCAGGGAGCGCCGCCGCGCCCCCGGCGTCCTGCTCCGGGAccacgaggaggaggaggaggctgcgAAGGGCCTGCGGAGGAGCCCCTGGCTGCGGGTGCTGGGATTGGGCTTCTCCCGCCTGGACATCAGCCTGTGCGTGGCCCTGTACTTCCTCTCCTCCATGTGCCTGCTGGGCATGTACACCTTCTTCCGCCTGCGCACCCGCACCCGGAAAGGCCGCCCTGGCTTCCCCATGGcctga